In Horticoccus luteus, the following proteins share a genomic window:
- a CDS encoding DUF1800 family protein, translating to MTAPSRFLRCCLLFLALGSSVFASEDTSRVVNLSTRGQAGVNDNAMIAGFVIGPGAPKTVLIRAVGPGLATVAPDLAPLTVTDPVVTLYQGGTPLATNAAWLAADADTMAAVGAFPLQAGSHDAAVVQTLQPGAYTAVVNGSATARNLALVEVYEVSAGTSHLLNLSTRAPVGTGDKTLIAGLVIAPDKGPRRLLIRAAGPALAAIAPGFTGELADPLLVVRDAHGVALATNDDWGSVATSAGLAAAFSAVGAFPFPDASHDAALLGDFPPGAYTVTVSGVGDTTGIALAEVYDVTPAEPTTVTLSVDRTSTDEGNVTPLQFTFTRDGDSTAPLTVYYTAGGTATNGADYTSLPGSLVIPAGATSATVLVVPVADFETEPDETLQLSLQPAASYSPGATSTATVTLADRPPSLFVADLRAGDSSTSIASGTATLLLSANASTISVSLSFAGLSSPETVTYVRLGDPGTIGEELFRLPIGQVDSATWTIKAVGTLALDDVVAALRAGRFFVNVQTEAFPTGEIRGQFIQSNGSQTFTAPSDPPAVDLASITDTDAARFLTQATFGVTADDIANLKQQGYAAWFAAQLAQPASNHRAKLLADFNLNPNGGQQSVNGTPTRPGSVHRRSAWWQIAVRGPDQLRQRVAFALSELFVVSDVDGAINNNQEALANYNDVLAADALGNFRTLLEDVTLSPMMGVYLSHLRNAKADPVTGAQPDENYAREVMQLFTIGLSQLQPDGTLKLDASGRPVPTYDQTTVTAMARVFTGWAFHNTNPTSRNFRTSPANYIDPMTLYSDYHDTDAKTIVGGLQLPAGQTGTQDLHDALDALFNHPNTGPFVCRQLIQRLVTSNPSPAYVYRVAQVFANNGSGVRGDLAAVVRAILLDYEARSSDAAATASFGKLKEPLLRVTALLRAVGVTTSDGRFPFSNTNNSLSESPLSSPTVFNFFPPSYVQPGDLASAGLVAPEYQILTASTAISVPNYLYNFITNTTYQGVSLDFARLLPLADQPAALTDQLSLQLVGNSLAPATRDRVVLALQSLPAGTSNTDRVRTALYLVVTSPDGAVQK from the coding sequence ATGACCGCCCCCTCACGTTTCCTGCGCTGCTGTCTGCTGTTTTTGGCTCTCGGCTCCTCCGTGTTTGCCAGCGAAGACACCTCGCGCGTGGTCAACCTTTCCACCCGCGGCCAGGCGGGTGTTAACGATAACGCCATGATCGCCGGATTCGTTATCGGCCCCGGCGCGCCCAAAACGGTTCTCATTCGCGCTGTCGGCCCCGGTCTTGCCACAGTCGCCCCCGATCTCGCGCCGCTCACCGTCACCGATCCTGTCGTCACCCTTTACCAAGGCGGCACGCCGCTCGCCACCAACGCCGCCTGGCTCGCCGCCGATGCGGACACCATGGCCGCCGTCGGCGCATTTCCGCTGCAAGCCGGCAGCCACGACGCCGCCGTCGTGCAGACACTCCAACCCGGCGCTTATACCGCCGTGGTCAACGGCTCCGCCACCGCCCGCAATCTCGCCCTCGTCGAGGTCTACGAAGTCTCCGCCGGCACGTCTCATTTGCTGAATCTTTCCACGCGCGCGCCCGTCGGCACTGGCGATAAAACCCTCATCGCGGGCCTCGTCATCGCGCCCGACAAAGGCCCCCGCCGCCTCCTCATCCGCGCCGCCGGCCCCGCTCTCGCCGCCATCGCTCCCGGCTTCACGGGCGAACTCGCCGACCCACTCCTCGTCGTCCGCGATGCCCACGGTGTTGCCCTCGCCACCAACGACGACTGGGGCTCCGTCGCCACATCCGCCGGCCTCGCCGCCGCGTTTTCCGCCGTCGGCGCATTTCCATTTCCTGATGCCAGCCACGATGCTGCCCTCCTCGGCGATTTTCCTCCGGGCGCCTACACGGTCACTGTCTCCGGCGTCGGCGACACCACCGGCATCGCACTGGCGGAAGTCTACGACGTCACGCCTGCAGAGCCTACCACCGTCACGCTCAGCGTCGACCGCACCAGCACCGACGAGGGCAATGTCACACCGCTCCAATTCACCTTCACGCGCGACGGCGACTCCACCGCCCCGCTGACCGTTTACTACACCGCCGGCGGGACCGCCACCAATGGCGCCGATTACACCTCACTGCCGGGCAGCCTCGTCATTCCCGCTGGCGCGACGTCCGCCACCGTCCTGGTCGTTCCCGTTGCCGACTTCGAGACCGAGCCCGACGAAACCCTTCAACTTTCCCTGCAGCCCGCCGCGAGCTACTCGCCCGGCGCAACGTCCACCGCAACTGTCACTCTCGCGGATCGCCCGCCCTCCCTCTTCGTCGCCGATCTCCGCGCCGGTGATTCTTCCACCTCGATCGCTTCGGGCACCGCCACCCTCCTGCTCAGCGCCAACGCCTCGACGATCAGCGTCTCCCTGAGTTTCGCCGGCCTCAGTTCGCCCGAGACGGTCACCTACGTCCGCCTCGGCGACCCCGGCACCATTGGCGAGGAACTTTTCCGCCTGCCGATCGGCCAAGTCGATTCTGCCACGTGGACCATCAAAGCCGTCGGGACGCTCGCCCTCGACGATGTCGTCGCCGCCCTGCGCGCCGGCCGCTTCTTCGTCAACGTCCAGACGGAGGCGTTTCCCACCGGCGAAATCCGCGGCCAGTTCATCCAGAGCAATGGTTCCCAAACCTTCACCGCGCCCTCCGACCCGCCCGCCGTCGATCTTGCCAGCATCACCGACACAGATGCCGCGCGCTTCCTCACGCAGGCGACGTTCGGCGTCACCGCCGACGACATCGCGAACTTGAAGCAGCAGGGTTACGCCGCCTGGTTCGCCGCGCAGCTCGCTCAACCCGCCTCCAACCACCGCGCGAAGCTGCTCGCCGACTTTAATCTCAATCCCAACGGCGGGCAGCAATCCGTCAACGGCACCCCGACGCGCCCCGGCTCGGTCCATCGCCGCTCCGCTTGGTGGCAGATCGCCGTCCGCGGCCCCGACCAGCTCCGCCAGCGCGTCGCCTTCGCGTTGAGCGAACTGTTTGTCGTCTCCGACGTCGACGGAGCGATCAACAACAACCAGGAAGCTCTCGCGAACTACAACGACGTCCTCGCCGCTGACGCCCTCGGCAACTTCCGCACGCTGCTCGAAGACGTCACGCTCAGCCCGATGATGGGCGTTTATCTGAGCCATCTGCGCAACGCCAAAGCCGACCCCGTCACCGGCGCGCAGCCCGATGAGAACTACGCCCGCGAGGTCATGCAGCTCTTCACCATCGGCCTCTCCCAACTCCAGCCCGACGGCACGCTCAAACTCGATGCCTCCGGCCGCCCCGTGCCGACCTACGATCAAACCACGGTCACAGCGATGGCGCGCGTCTTCACCGGCTGGGCCTTCCATAATACTAATCCCACCTCCCGCAATTTCCGCACGAGCCCCGCCAACTATATCGATCCGATGACGCTCTATTCGGATTACCATGACACCGATGCCAAAACCATCGTCGGCGGTCTTCAACTTCCAGCCGGGCAAACCGGCACGCAGGATCTGCACGACGCCCTCGACGCGCTCTTCAACCACCCCAACACCGGTCCCTTCGTCTGCCGCCAGTTGATCCAACGCCTCGTCACCAGCAATCCCAGCCCCGCCTACGTTTATCGCGTCGCCCAGGTGTTTGCCAACAACGGCTCCGGCGTCCGCGGCGATCTCGCCGCCGTCGTCCGCGCGATTCTTCTGGATTACGAAGCCCGTTCGAGCGACGCCGCCGCGACCGCCAGTTTCGGCAAACTCAAGGAACCTCTCCTGCGCGTCACCGCCCTGCTCCGCGCCGTCGGCGTCACCACGTCCGACGGCCGTTTTCCGTTCTCCAACACCAACAACAGCCTCAGCGAATCTCCGCTCAGCTCGCCCACGGTCTTCAACTTTTTCCCGCCGTCCTACGTGCAGCCCGGCGACCTCGCGAGCGCCGGGCTCGTCGCGCCCGAATATCAAATTCTCACTGCCAGCACCGCTATCAGCGTTCCGAATTACCTCTACAATTTCATCACCAACACAACCTACCAGGGCGTCAGCCTCGACTTCGCCCGTCTCCTCCCGCTCGCCGACCAACCCGCCGCGCTCACGGATCAATTGAGCCTCCAACTCGTCGGCAACAGCCTCGCGCCGGCCACCCGCGACCGCGTCGTCCTCGCGCTCCAGTCGCTCCCCGCTGGCACCAGCAACACCGACCGCGTGCGCACCGCCCTCTACCTCGTCGTCACCTCGCCCGATGGTGCCGTGCAAAAATAA
- a CDS encoding DUF1501 domain-containing protein, which translates to MSFTPGQPLSRRKFLGSCCAAVGTTGLLSALAQLRLIGAIASPGASATRATAAASDYKALVCLFLQGGNDANNLLIPNDTAGYASYAAARGALVLPQTGLLPLSPRTSDGRAFALHPSMPEFQNLFAGGQAAVLANVGTLVVPTTKAQYTAKSVPLPNQLFSHSDQQVEWQSSLPDRPFTTGWGGRLADLTNAFNENNTISMSISLAGQNSFQVGQSVAQFSVKSTGPVALSGSSQSNSSLAGIRTRAQSDLLAASQSHLLDTAFGTVTRDAISDSALLAEYVGSTAGIPFSTVFPDSSLGQQLQMIARLIASAPALGLKRQVFFAALGGWDLHDSQLVAHSTLLGDVSASLQAFYAATVELGVASQVTTFTASDFGRTYNTNGDGSDHGWGSHHLVVGGAVQGRDIFGHVPDLTINGPNDTGRGRWIPTTSVDEYAATLATWFGVSPTDLPIVLPNIGRFAQPNLGFLG; encoded by the coding sequence ATGTCCTTCACGCCCGGTCAGCCTCTTTCCCGCCGCAAGTTCCTCGGTTCCTGCTGCGCCGCCGTCGGCACCACCGGCCTGCTTTCCGCCCTCGCCCAACTCCGCCTCATCGGCGCCATCGCCAGCCCCGGCGCGTCCGCGACCCGCGCGACCGCCGCCGCCTCCGATTACAAAGCCCTCGTCTGTCTCTTCCTCCAAGGCGGCAACGACGCCAACAATCTCCTCATCCCCAACGACACCGCCGGCTACGCCAGCTACGCCGCCGCTCGCGGCGCCCTCGTCCTTCCCCAAACCGGCCTCCTCCCGCTTTCACCCCGCACCAGCGACGGCCGCGCCTTTGCGCTCCATCCATCGATGCCGGAGTTTCAGAACCTCTTCGCCGGTGGTCAGGCCGCCGTCCTCGCCAACGTCGGCACCCTCGTCGTTCCCACGACCAAAGCCCAATACACCGCCAAGTCCGTCCCGCTGCCCAACCAGTTATTTTCCCACAGCGATCAGCAGGTGGAATGGCAAAGCAGCCTCCCCGACCGTCCGTTCACCACCGGCTGGGGCGGCCGTCTCGCCGATCTCACCAACGCCTTCAACGAGAACAACACCATCTCGATGTCGATCAGCCTCGCCGGCCAGAACTCCTTTCAAGTCGGCCAGTCCGTCGCCCAATTTTCCGTCAAAAGCACCGGCCCCGTCGCCCTCAGCGGCTCGTCGCAAAGCAACTCGTCCCTCGCCGGCATCCGCACCCGCGCCCAATCCGACCTCCTCGCCGCTTCGCAAAGTCACTTGCTCGACACGGCGTTCGGGACCGTCACGCGCGATGCGATTTCCGACAGCGCCCTGCTCGCCGAATACGTCGGCTCCACCGCGGGAATCCCGTTCTCCACCGTATTTCCCGACAGCAGCCTCGGGCAGCAATTGCAGATGATCGCGCGCCTGATCGCCTCCGCGCCGGCGCTCGGCCTCAAGCGCCAGGTTTTCTTCGCCGCCCTCGGCGGCTGGGATTTGCACGACTCCCAACTCGTCGCCCACTCCACTCTCCTCGGCGACGTCTCCGCCTCGCTCCAAGCCTTCTACGCCGCCACCGTCGAACTTGGCGTCGCCTCGCAAGTGACCACGTTCACGGCCTCCGACTTCGGCCGCACCTACAACACCAACGGCGACGGCTCCGATCACGGCTGGGGCAGCCATCACCTCGTTGTCGGCGGCGCCGTTCAAGGCCGCGATATTTTCGGTCACGTCCCCGATCTCACCATCAACGGCCCAAACGACACCGGCCGCGGTCGCTGGATTCCCACGACGAGTGTCGACGAATACGCCGCCACGCTCGCGACTTGGTTCGGCGTCAGCCCGACCGATCTTCCCATCGTGCTGCCCAACATCGGCCGTTTCGCGCAACCCAATCTCGGCTTCCTCGGATGA